AACGGTGCCCAGCCGATCATGGTCGCCGGCGTCGCGCGCACGGCGGTTGGCCATCCGATCGGGACGCTCTGGACATACAAGATGGACGGGATCTTCCAGAGCGAAGAGGAGGTCCAGAACCACACCACCACCCTCGAGGACGGCACCGTGGTGGTGCTGCAGCCCAACGCTCAGCCGGGTGACGTGCGCTACGCCGACCTCAACAAGGACGGCGCGATCAACGATCAGGACAAGTACGCCGCGGGCGACGCGGTACCCGACCTCGAGGGCGGCCTCTTCTTCGACGGGCGCATCGGCCGCTTCGACTTCACGGCGGGTCTGAGGGGCAGCTTCGGCAACGAGATCTTCAACGAGGTCCGCTGGTGGATGCTGCGGATGGACGACAATTCCAATCTGCCCAAGGGAACGAAGCCCTGGACCCCGGAGAACCCCAGCGCCACCACGCCGCGTGCGCTGATCGGGGGACTGGCCGCGGACAACGCTCGCCGCGAGTCCGATCGCTGGGTGGAGGACGGGTCGTTCGTCCGCATCCAGAACCTCCAGATCGGCTATTCGCTCCCTGAGAGCCTGCTGAGTCGCGCGGGGCTCGATGCTCGTGACGCGCGGGTCTACGTGAACGTGCAGAACCTCTACACATTCACCGACTACACCGGCTTCGACCCGGAATTCGTGGGCTTCCTGAGCGACGTCTCGACTCTCGAGCGTGGGATCGACTTCGGGCGGGTGTATCCCAGCCCGCGCACGATCTCCGTCGGCTTCGATATCGGCCTGTAAGCGGAATCATCGCACCCGGACTCTCAAGAGAGACGATCCCATGCGCATACATAGACTGATCGTACCTCTGGCGATCACCTGCCTGGCGGCAGCGTGCACCGACCTGGAGGTCACGAACCCGAACCAACGCACCACGGACACTTTCTGGCGCTCCGAGGTGGACGCCATCGCCGCGCTGAACGCCGCCTACGGCGGACTTCAGGCCAATGGCGTGTACGGACGCTGGTATCACTTCGCCAGCGACGCCCGAACGGACGTGGCCACCAGCCGAAGCCCGTGGACCGACCTGCAGAACTGGACCAAGACGGTGCTGGTGACCTCGAACTTCGAGGGAAACCGGGACACCTGGATCCACCACTACCAGGCGATCTACCGCGCCAACCAGGTCATCACCAACGTCCCCAACATCGAGATGGACGAGGGGCTGAAGCGGCGCATCATCGCGGAAGCCACCTTCCTGCGCGGGCTGCTCTATTACAACCTCGCCATTCTCTTCGGGAACGTGCCCATCCTCACCGAGCCGATGCAGGCGGGTGAGTTCCCCACGACCGCCCCATACGAGCAGGTCATCGCCCAGGTGGAGAGCGACGCAACCGCCGCCGCGGCCGATCTACCGCTCTCGTACACGGGCAACGACGTGGGCCGTGCCACCCGCGGCGCGGCGCTCGCGCTGAAGGCGCGCGTGCAGCTTCAGCAGCGGCGCTGGGACGAAGCGGCCGCGACCTTCCGGGAGGTGGTGGAGTCAGGGCAGTACGAGCTGGCCCCCACCTTCGACGAGAACTTCACCCTGGAAGGCGACAACAACGTCGAGTCGGTGTTCGACGTGCAGTTCGGCGGACCGGAAGTGCTGGCCGCCGGAACACGCGGGCTCAACATCGCGAAGATGGCGGGTCCGCCGACGATCGGCTTCACCGACCTGCAGCCCACGGAATGGTATTTCCAGCAGTTCTTCGCCGAGACCGGCACACCCGACCCGCGGCTGGACGCGACCATCTTCTGGAACAAGCCCGGCGGCATGGACGTTCACGGGCAGCCATTCGCGGAGCGATACCCCACGGGGTTCAAGGACACCCCCATCGACAAGACGTATTTCTGGAAGAAGTTCGGGGAGTACTGGCTGCCTCAGCAGGACTGGGACGCGGCGATCAACTACAAGGTGATCCGCTACGCCGACGTCCTGTTGATGTACGCGGAGGCGCTGAACGAATCGGGGAACACCTCCGAGGCGGCCACCTACCTGAACATGGTGCGGAACCGGGTGGGCCTCCCGGACGTGCCGAGCACGCTCAGCCAGGCCGAGATGCGTGCGCGCATCGAGCACGAGATGCTGATGGAGCTCGGCTGGGAGAACAAGCGGCTTCCCTACCTGAAGCGGCACGACAGGTTCAACCGGGCGACCATGGAGCCGCACGACCCGGATTTCGCCTTCTTCGTGGACGGGAAGTCGGAGCTGCTGCCGATTCCGCAGTCCGAGATCGACGTGAACCCGAACGTGGTGCAGAATCCCGGTTGGTGAGGCCGGCGAGATTCTCACCCTGAAGGTGCAGGATCAGGACGGACGAGCCCGAGGAGCCGGGAAGCCCCGGCGACTCGGTGTCTCGTCCGTTTCCGTCCCCGCTGACCGGCTCGAGAGAGGAGGTGGCAGACCGTGAGGTGGACGCTACTGCTCGCTGTGCTTCTCGCTCAGGGAACTGCCTCGCCGCTGGGCGCACAGACATTCACCAATCCATTGATCAGCACGCCGGCCGCCGACCCCTGGGTGATCCGGCACGACGGCTGGTACTATTTCACCTCGACGGGCGGGGACGAGATCTCCATCCGCCGCTCGCGCACGCTGACGGGACTGGATGACGCGGAGCCGGTGCAGGTGTGGCGCGCCCCGGCCTCGGGACCGCAGAGCAAGCAGGTGTGGGCGCCGGAGCTCCATTACCTGCAGGGGAAGTGGTACCTCTACTATACCGCCAGCGACGGCGAGGACCGGAACCATCGCCACTACGTCCTGGAGGCGGTCACGGATGATCCGTTGGGGAAGTACGTCGACCGCGGACGGGTGGATCCCGAGCTCGACTCCTACGCAATCGACGGCTCCGTTCTCCAGATGCCCGACGGATCGCTCTACTGGGTCTACACGACCGGCCACCTGGAGATCGCGCCGATGACCAGCCCGACCCGGGTGGACGGCTCCCGGCGCGCGCGCATCGCCAGCCCCACGCTCCCCTGGGAGCGGGGCTGGATCGAAGCTCCGCAGGCGCTCGTGCGCGAAGGCCGGGTCTTTCTGGTGTACTCTGCCGGACACAGCGCGACCCCGCATTACGTCCTGGGTCTGCTGACCCTCACCGGGAGCGATCCGCTCGACCCCGGCGCCTGGCGAAAGCACGACAGCCCCGTTTTCCAGCCTTACATCGGACCGGAGGGCGCGGTTTACACCACCGGTCACTGCAGCTTCACCACCTCTCCCGACGGCAAGGAGGATTGGATCGTGTACCACGGCAAGGACTGGCGCGACGCAGCGCTGCAGGGCTTCGCCGGCCGGATGACCCGCGCGCAACGATTCGGCTGGCATGCGGACGGAACCCCTGACTTCGGCCACCCCATCCCCAGCGGGGTGGAGATTGCGGTCCCGTCGGGGGAGGGTGCGCCGTGAAGGCTCACGGATTCTGCCGTGCGGATGCCAGGGCCGGGAGTGTGTTACGAAGCTGCGGGACGGGAGCGGTCGCGTTGCTGCTGTCGCTCGCTGCACCGCACTCGGCGCTGTTGGCGCAGACGACGATGGGCGACAGCGGGGCGCCCGCGGTGGTCTACACCAACCCCGTCCTGCCGCATGCCGACCCGTCGATTCTGAAGTGGAACGGGGAGTACTACCTGTACGCCACCGGAAACCCGATCCGGGCGTATCACTCCACCGACCTTGTGCACTGGACGGAGATCGGCCCGGTCCTCTGGGGCTCGGAGGAACCGTACGCCTGGAACCAGACCGATGTGTGGGCGCCGGAGGTGATCTACCGCAACGGCACCTTCTACATGTACTACACGGCGTCGAAGGCCTCGCCCGACTGGCGTGTGGGTGAGATGGCCCGGCGCATCGGCGTGGCGACCAGCGAGAGTCCGGCCGGGCCCTTCGTGGACAGCGGCGAGCCGCTGACCCCGGGTTGGGGGATCGACGGGCACGTCTTCCGCGATCCTGACAGCGGCAAGGACTATCTGTTCTACAGCTACCTCTACGATCCGCGGCTCCCCGGGGCGGGACTGGTGGTGGACTCCATGCCGGATCCGATGCGGGTCGGTGGGCGCCCATCGCACGTGACGCGGGGCAGCGAATGGTGGGAGGACAAGGACGCCGATCCGCAGAACGGCAGCCTGCGCTACACCAACGAAGGCCCCACGGTGCTGAAGAAGGACGGCACCTACTACCTGATCTACAGCGGCGGTTCCTGGGACCTTCCCACCTACGCCCTGGCGTATGCCGTCTCGGACCGGGTGATGGAGGGCGGTCTCGACGGACCCGGCTGGACGAAGGTGATGCCTCCCATCCTGCGGAGCACCCCGCTGGTCGAGGCTCCCGGCCACAACAGCGTGGTCAAGGCGCCTAACAACGTTGACGACATCACCGCTTACCACGCGCGTGTGGTCCCCTTCACCGGCCCGGGAGACCGGCAGACCTTCGTGGATCGGCTGTACTGGAACCACGAACGGCTCTACATGCAGCCCCCCTCGACAGGTGGCCTTCCCACGCCGGACCTCCCGCTGTTCCGCGATCTCTTCGATCGCGAAGGCGGCCTGGGATCAGGGTGGGAGGTGGCGAATGGGTCCTGGCGGATCGAGTCAGCCGAGGCGAGTGGGTCCGGCACCGCGTTGATTGCTACGGAGCCGCTGCAGCATTACCTGCTGGAGGCCAACGTGCGCCTACCCGCCCGCGGGGGTGAGGCGGGCGTCGTTGCCTTCCGCAACGGCGACGACGTGGTGGAGGTCCTGCTAGACGCCGAACGGCGTGCGCTCAGACTCGCGGGCCGCGTGGGGGGTGAGGCCGTTGAGGGCACCTCGGTTCCAGTGGAGGAGGGGTTCCGTTTCGACGTCTATCATCAGCTACTGGTCACCAAGAACGCTCATCGGTTGCAGGTGGAGCT
This genomic interval from Longimicrobiaceae bacterium contains the following:
- a CDS encoding RagB/SusD family nutrient uptake outer membrane protein; amino-acid sequence: MRIHRLIVPLAITCLAAACTDLEVTNPNQRTTDTFWRSEVDAIAALNAAYGGLQANGVYGRWYHFASDARTDVATSRSPWTDLQNWTKTVLVTSNFEGNRDTWIHHYQAIYRANQVITNVPNIEMDEGLKRRIIAEATFLRGLLYYNLAILFGNVPILTEPMQAGEFPTTAPYEQVIAQVESDATAAAADLPLSYTGNDVGRATRGAALALKARVQLQQRRWDEAAATFREVVESGQYELAPTFDENFTLEGDNNVESVFDVQFGGPEVLAAGTRGLNIAKMAGPPTIGFTDLQPTEWYFQQFFAETGTPDPRLDATIFWNKPGGMDVHGQPFAERYPTGFKDTPIDKTYFWKKFGEYWLPQQDWDAAINYKVIRYADVLLMYAEALNESGNTSEAATYLNMVRNRVGLPDVPSTLSQAEMRARIEHEMLMELGWENKRLPYLKRHDRFNRATMEPHDPDFAFFVDGKSELLPIPQSEIDVNPNVVQNPGW
- a CDS encoding glycoside hydrolase family 43 protein, which gives rise to MRWTLLLAVLLAQGTASPLGAQTFTNPLISTPAADPWVIRHDGWYYFTSTGGDEISIRRSRTLTGLDDAEPVQVWRAPASGPQSKQVWAPELHYLQGKWYLYYTASDGEDRNHRHYVLEAVTDDPLGKYVDRGRVDPELDSYAIDGSVLQMPDGSLYWVYTTGHLEIAPMTSPTRVDGSRRARIASPTLPWERGWIEAPQALVREGRVFLVYSAGHSATPHYVLGLLTLTGSDPLDPGAWRKHDSPVFQPYIGPEGAVYTTGHCSFTTSPDGKEDWIVYHGKDWRDAALQGFAGRMTRAQRFGWHADGTPDFGHPIPSGVEIAVPSGEGAP
- a CDS encoding glycoside hydrolase family 43 protein, whose product is MLLSLAAPHSALLAQTTMGDSGAPAVVYTNPVLPHADPSILKWNGEYYLYATGNPIRAYHSTDLVHWTEIGPVLWGSEEPYAWNQTDVWAPEVIYRNGTFYMYYTASKASPDWRVGEMARRIGVATSESPAGPFVDSGEPLTPGWGIDGHVFRDPDSGKDYLFYSYLYDPRLPGAGLVVDSMPDPMRVGGRPSHVTRGSEWWEDKDADPQNGSLRYTNEGPTVLKKDGTYYLIYSGGSWDLPTYALAYAVSDRVMEGGLDGPGWTKVMPPILRSTPLVEAPGHNSVVKAPNNVDDITAYHARVVPFTGPGDRQTFVDRLYWNHERLYMQPPSTGGLPTPDLPLFRDLFDREGGLGSGWEVANGSWRIESAEASGSGTALIATEPLQHYLLEANVRLPARGGEAGVVAFRNGDDVVEVLLDAERRALRLAGRVGGEAVEGTSVPVEEGFRFDVYHQLLVTKNAHRLQVELDGVRVASLELEALDAAGRVGLLARGGRAYFDGIALTSWFRDAFDQPDDTWEISGGSWMVDEGALHQGAGGADRYVALKGEPAENYEFSASVRWRDEESSRSTAGIVAAATASGDLVLAGFDHEIWPFGRFHVRHVVNGQVVHSLSVETPRGFLFNVFHTISVTKQGEAFTFTLDGREIVAVRFPVGEARAGLYTEGVRAAFDDASLKRIVVPRNRVLNGSFEAERWPEEGNAAANPWRLTGGAMVNFCCAHSGLYRLLLRQPESVAEQTVRGLEPGSYTLWAWVTTRDAEGEVVVSPAGGAPVQQSVAGEGWHRVLVEFEVPPGSGEVTLRFSGRFEGNAPLVAVDDVYLFERGS